One region of Trichosurus vulpecula isolate mTriVul1 chromosome 1, mTriVul1.pri, whole genome shotgun sequence genomic DNA includes:
- the C1H18orf32 gene encoding UPF0729 protein C18orf32 homolog encodes MVCIPCIVIPVLLWVYKKFLEPYVYHLISPFVSRLWPKKGLKESSIEKQNKGDYKIADMNGISTPEPTESCNKKID; translated from the exons ATGGTGTGCATTCCTTGTATCGTCATTCCTGTCCTTCTTTGGGTCTACAAAAAATTCCTGGAGCCATATGTATATCATCTAATCTCACCTTTTGTTAGTCGTCTGTGGCCTAAAAAAGGTCTAAAAGAGAGCTCTATcgagaaacaaaacaaaggagaCTATAAG ATTGCAGACATGAATGGAATCTCTACACCAGAACCTACAGAAAGCTGCAACAAAAAGATAGATTAA
- the LOC118832176 gene encoding 60S ribosomal protein L17 gives MVRYSLDPENPTKSCKSRGSNLRVHFKNTRETAQAIKGMHIRKATKYLKDVTLKKQCVPFRRYNGGVGRCAQAKQWGWTQGRWPKKSAEFLLHMLKNAESNAELKGLDVDSLVIEHIQVNKAPKMRRRTYRAHGRINPYMSSPCHIEMILTEKEQIVPKPEEEVAQKKKISQKKLKKQKLMARE, from the exons ATGGTGAGGTACTCTCTTGATCCAGAGAACCCCACAAAAT cATGCAAGTCAAGGGGTTCAAATCTCCGGGTCCACTTCAAG AACACCCGTGAAACAGCCCAAGCTATCAAGGGCATGCATATCCGAAAAGCtaccaagtatttgaaagatgtcaCATTGAAGAAACAATGTGTTCCCTTCCGTCGGTATAATGGTGGAGTTGGCAGGTGTGCCCAG gctAAGCAGTGGGGTTGGACACAGGGTCGCTGGCCCAAAAAGAGTGCTGAATTCTTGTTGCATATGCTTAAAAATGCAGAGAGTAATGCAGAACTGAAG GGTTTGGATGTGGATTCTCTTGTCATTGAGCATATCCAAGTTAACAAGGCTCCCAAAATGCGACGGCGTACTTACAGGGCTCATGGTCGAATCAACCCATACATGAGTTCTCCTTGCCATATTGAGATGATACTcactgaaaaggaacaaattgttcctaaACCAGAAGAGGaggttgctcaaaagaaaaag atatcccagaagaaactgaagaaacaaaagcttatgGCACGGGAGTAA